A DNA window from Candidatus Rokuibacteriota bacterium contains the following coding sequences:
- a CDS encoding response regulator gives MSHSLIVIVEDDQSVREVLQLAIELEGYEVRTANNGEEAFSLLKELKVPCLILTDLMMPKMNGYEFIELASQTHTIASIPIVIVSATPNESEVKVMTESGKIKGLVKKPVSLDYLMSIVHEHCGTPPVRQDTKKPVNE, from the coding sequence ATGAGTCATAGTTTAATCGTCATTGTGGAGGATGATCAATCGGTTAGGGAAGTGCTTCAATTGGCCATCGAATTAGAGGGCTACGAAGTCCGAACGGCCAATAACGGAGAAGAAGCGTTTTCGCTTCTGAAGGAACTAAAAGTGCCCTGCTTAATCCTCACCGATCTGATGATGCCTAAGATGAATGGTTATGAATTTATCGAACTAGCGAGTCAAACCCATACGATTGCCTCAATTCCTATTGTTATTGTGTCCGCAACACCTAATGAATCAGAGGTGAAGGTAATGACGGAGTCGGGGAAAATCAAAGGTCTAGTCAAAAAGCCGGTCAGTTTGGACTATTTGATGAGTATCGTCCACGAACACTGCGGTACACCGCCAGTCCGTCAAGATACCAAGAAACCTGTCAACGAGTAG
- a CDS encoding PilZ domain-containing protein, which translates to MRGKLRRSESRRRPRAKVNWPVVVELDDRVLHGRTIDVSQFGVKLRLGERLEDASLVTLHLNPPQGCPVDAQAIVWRTDDDGPVFLFL; encoded by the coding sequence ATGCGCGGCAAATTGCGGCGGTCGGAGTCGCGTCGACGACCACGGGCCAAGGTCAACTGGCCGGTGGTCGTGGAGCTGGACGATCGGGTGCTTCACGGCAGGACGATTGACGTGAGTCAATTCGGCGTCAAGCTGCGCCTCGGGGAGCGGCTGGAAGACGCTTCGCTTGTGACGCTGCATCTCAACCCGCCCCAGGGGTGCCCCGTCGACGCCCAGGCGATCGTATGGCGAACGGATGACGACGGTCCAGTCTTCCTCTTCCTC